The following are from one region of the Quercus robur chromosome 1, dhQueRobu3.1, whole genome shotgun sequence genome:
- the LOC126689812 gene encoding MYB-like transcription factor EOBI → MPNVTKKVCNSNEDADLRRGPWTLEEDSMLIHYIACHGEGRWNLLAKCAGLKRTGKSCRLRWLNYLKPDIKRGNLTPQEQLLILELHSKWGNRWSKIAQHLPGRTDNEIKNYWRTRVQKQARQLNIESNSRTFLEAVRCFWMPRLLQKMEQTSSPISTSNCSLTTMNAQGSSAPLSPNPIASSLSPSSIPPRNLLRFESYPTENSSSITSPSIHSSDSLKISELPQVPEHPAGPFHAFGNTVYNTDCHFVDSSIYNMEALNLDPNSAMGAYENSMLDCHMADGDWLSDNMAESLWNMNEM, encoded by the exons ATGCCTAATGTTACAAAGAAGGTTTGCAATTCTAATGAAGATGCGGACCTCAGAAGAGGTCCATGGACTCTTGAAGAAGACAGTATGCTCATCCATTACATTGCTTGTCATGGAGAAGGTCGTTGGAACCTACTAGCTAAATGTGCAG GACTGAAGAGAACTGGAAAAAGTTGTAGACTGAGATGGCTGAATTATTTAAAACCCGATATTAAGCGCGGGAATCTTACTCCACAGGAACAGCTATTGATCCTTGAACTCCATTCCAAGTGGGGTAACAG ATGGTCAAAAATTGCACAACATCTACCAGGAAGGACAGATAACGAAATCAAGAATTATTGGAGAACAAGGGTGCAAAAACAGGCTCGCCAGCTTAATATCGAGTCTAATAGCAGGACGTTTCTTGAAGCAGTTAGGTGTTTCTGGATGCCAAGACTGCTTCAGAAGATGGAGCAAACTTCTTCCCCTATTTCTACCTCTAATTGTTCATTGACAACCATGAATGCCCAGGGTTCTTCAGCTCCTCTATCACCCAATCCAATAGCCTCTTCCCTTTCACCCTCATCTATTCCACCAAGAAATCTGTTACGCTTTGAAAGTTATCCCactgaaaattcaagttctatCACAAGCCCAAGTATTCATTCCTCAGATTCCTTAAAAATCTCTGAACTGCCACAAGTTCCTGAACACCCAGCTGGTCCTTTCCATGCTTTCGGCAATACAGTCTACAATACTGATTGTCACTTTGTGGATAGCAGTATCTATAACATGGAGGCTCTCAACCTGGACCCTAACTCAGCAATGGGCGCCTATGAGAACTCTATGTTGGATTGCCATATGGCTGATGGTGATTGGCTTTCTGACAACATGGCAGAATCTTTATGGAACatgaatgaaatgtaa